A region of Paractinoplanes abujensis DNA encodes the following proteins:
- a CDS encoding GNAT family N-acetyltransferase, with protein MAQQDTDVFVRLERFYDALPRPYARAEEIGGLVLFVREGEGWPYYARPRAGADTPSAADITAVRQRQRELGVPESFEWVHETTPDLLAVARSAGLDVLLAPLLVLDPAALVPDLPVDRGTVRFLDPDGPAFADDLAASQAVAQLGFGAPAGPASPLQGSLLIAPAGPAERDAATTRLSDALVASQRERSASGDYFTAVIDSPDGLLATGAAMRSGDVAEVAGVATLPSARRRGYASQLTAALARRALAEGATLVFLSAGDDDVARLYTKVGFRRIGTACIAEPAAAPL; from the coding sequence GTGGCGCAACAGGATACCGACGTCTTCGTCAGGCTCGAGCGTTTTTACGACGCCCTCCCCCGACCCTACGCACGAGCCGAGGAAATCGGCGGACTTGTGCTGTTCGTCCGCGAGGGTGAGGGCTGGCCCTACTATGCCCGGCCCCGCGCGGGGGCCGACACACCGTCCGCGGCCGATATTACTGCGGTCCGGCAGAGGCAGCGCGAGCTGGGCGTCCCCGAGTCGTTCGAGTGGGTCCACGAGACCACCCCCGACCTGCTCGCGGTGGCCCGCTCGGCCGGGCTGGACGTGCTGCTGGCGCCCCTGCTCGTGCTCGACCCGGCCGCGCTGGTGCCCGACCTGCCGGTCGACCGGGGCACGGTCCGCTTCCTCGACCCCGACGGCCCCGCGTTCGCCGACGACCTGGCCGCCTCGCAGGCCGTGGCCCAGCTCGGCTTCGGCGCCCCCGCCGGGCCCGCGTCACCGCTGCAGGGCTCGCTGCTGATCGCGCCGGCCGGGCCGGCCGAGCGGGATGCCGCCACCACCCGGCTCAGCGACGCCCTCGTGGCCAGCCAGCGGGAACGCAGCGCGTCGGGCGACTACTTCACCGCCGTGATCGACTCGCCGGACGGGCTGCTGGCCACCGGCGCCGCGATGCGCTCGGGCGACGTGGCCGAGGTGGCCGGCGTGGCCACCCTGCCGTCGGCGCGCCGCCGCGGGTACGCCTCGCAGCTCACCGCCGCGCTGGCCCGCCGCGCGCTGGCCGAGGGGGCCACGCTGGTCTTCCTGTCGGCGGGCGACGACGACGTGGCCCGCCTCTACACCAAGGTGGGCTTCCGCCGGATCGGCACGGCCTGCATCGCCGAGCCCGCCGCCGCTCCGCTATGA
- a CDS encoding LPXTG cell wall anchor domain-containing protein, which yields MDWLDPARELRLQARAGANAPWRTVATTKSRADGTYAFTTPFAGTSDYRVIAPPVAWVPNEEALAYAETPATTVRGAAGGGGQGGGGGLPVTGASVTPIAIAGGLLVLLGVLFATLGRRRRDS from the coding sequence ATGGACTGGCTCGACCCGGCCCGCGAGCTGAGGCTGCAGGCGCGTGCGGGCGCGAACGCGCCGTGGCGGACCGTCGCCACCACGAAGAGCCGCGCCGACGGCACGTATGCGTTCACCACCCCGTTCGCCGGGACCAGCGACTATCGGGTCATCGCCCCGCCGGTCGCGTGGGTCCCGAACGAAGAGGCCCTCGCGTACGCGGAGACGCCCGCCACGACCGTGCGCGGCGCGGCGGGCGGCGGCGGTCAGGGTGGTGGCGGCGGCCTGCCCGTTACCGGCGCCTCCGTGACACCGATCGCGATCGCCGGCGGCCTGCTCGTCCTGCTGGGTGTTCTCTTCGCCACTCTCGGCCGCCGCCGGCGCGACTCATAG
- a CDS encoding FAD-dependent oxidoreductase, producing MRTAVVVGAGMAGLATAGGLARCGWQVVLLERGERIAAPPTALVLWPNGRRALESIDPEGGWSAIAAPLPDGGVRRPDGQWLVAPRGAGAGPAPAAVHLEDLYDALVAGLNDNVQIRTGFDVTSVRTGPRQRPVVSDGRTEIEADLVVAADGIDSAVRRLLAPEATAVGSGFAAWQAVIPGFRMPRLPAEQAAGGETLGAGFRFVSIPLGERAAGRGGVYWVATAAGAPRPEPPATQLALLRRWFAGWHEPVGALLAATHADDLVPQEVRELRPLPRAYGFSSGPGGVVLLGDAAHAMPHHLGQGACLAFEDAATLQSLVKGAAPGVALCAAVEEYGRLRRPRTTSVVRQARRMSAVVQARGRLALRARDAALSHMRPRMPEWSPPE from the coding sequence GTGCGCACCGCCGTGGTGGTGGGCGCGGGCATGGCCGGGCTGGCCACCGCCGGCGGTCTCGCTCGCTGCGGCTGGCAGGTCGTGCTCCTCGAGCGCGGCGAGCGGATCGCCGCCCCGCCCACGGCCCTGGTGCTGTGGCCCAACGGCCGGCGCGCCCTGGAGTCGATCGATCCCGAGGGCGGCTGGTCGGCCATCGCGGCCCCGCTGCCCGACGGCGGGGTGCGCCGCCCCGACGGGCAGTGGCTGGTCGCCCCGCGCGGCGCGGGCGCCGGCCCGGCCCCGGCCGCGGTGCACCTGGAAGACCTGTACGACGCGCTCGTGGCCGGGCTGAACGACAACGTGCAGATCCGCACCGGCTTCGACGTCACCTCGGTGCGCACGGGCCCGCGGCAGCGCCCGGTCGTGAGCGACGGCCGCACCGAGATCGAGGCCGACCTCGTGGTCGCGGCCGACGGCATCGACAGCGCGGTCCGGCGGCTGCTCGCGCCCGAGGCGACCGCGGTCGGGTCCGGTTTCGCCGCGTGGCAGGCCGTGATCCCGGGCTTCCGGATGCCCCGGCTCCCGGCCGAGCAGGCCGCCGGGGGCGAGACGCTGGGCGCGGGCTTCCGGTTCGTGTCGATCCCGCTGGGCGAGCGGGCCGCGGGCCGGGGTGGCGTCTACTGGGTGGCCACGGCGGCCGGAGCGCCCCGTCCCGAGCCGCCCGCCACCCAGCTGGCCCTGTTGCGGCGGTGGTTCGCCGGTTGGCACGAGCCCGTGGGCGCGTTGCTGGCCGCGACCCACGCCGACGACCTGGTGCCGCAGGAGGTCCGCGAGCTGCGGCCGCTTCCCCGCGCGTACGGTTTCTCCTCCGGCCCGGGCGGTGTCGTGCTGCTCGGGGACGCCGCTCACGCCATGCCGCACCACCTCGGGCAGGGCGCCTGCCTCGCGTTCGAGGACGCGGCCACCCTGCAGTCGCTGGTAAAAGGCGCGGCGCCGGGCGTGGCCCTGTGCGCGGCCGTCGAGGAGTACGGCCGGCTGCGGCGCCCTCGCACGACGAGCGTCGTGCGGCAGGCCCGGCGCATGTCGGCGGTGGTGCAGGCCCGGGGCCGCCTGGCCCTGCGCGCTCGGGACGCCGCCCTGAGCCACATGCGTCCGCGCATGCCCGAGTGGTCGCCGCCGGAGTGA
- the lgt gene encoding prolipoprotein diacylglyceryl transferase, translated as MNLAAIPSPTTSVWHVLGLPVRAYAICIVLGIVASCLIMEYRLRSRGVARWASLDIAVWAVPFGIVGARIYHLITSPQDYFGAGGDPIRAFYIWEGGLGIWGAVLGGALGAYLGARQLGLPFGVVADSLAVGLPVGQAIGRVGNWFNNELYGKETTLPWGLEVHDMDRSNPGHATVIDGQAVTLPDLYHPTFLYELLWNLGVALLVYLADKKFKFGRGRAFALYVMAYTLGRVWIEALRVDEANHLFGIRLNVFTSIIVFLGALIYFLVVRGPRAYVVPDDAPETAPEPSAASDVSQVDVTAAAGSREATPKGYQVVSEARFEAYRRTGILPPDTPQDMAEEIAAGGHPVERDPAGPAGVEEAVLATGAAAGAGPDGASGGDVEQESRKDDR; from the coding sequence GTGAACCTCGCCGCGATCCCGAGTCCGACAACGTCTGTCTGGCACGTGCTCGGCCTGCCCGTGCGGGCGTATGCGATCTGCATCGTCCTGGGCATCGTCGCGTCCTGCCTGATCATGGAATATCGGCTGCGCAGCCGGGGCGTGGCCCGCTGGGCCTCGCTCGACATCGCGGTGTGGGCGGTGCCGTTCGGCATCGTCGGCGCCCGGATCTATCACCTGATCACCTCGCCGCAGGACTACTTCGGCGCCGGCGGTGACCCGATCCGCGCCTTCTACATCTGGGAGGGCGGCCTCGGCATCTGGGGCGCGGTGCTCGGCGGCGCCCTCGGCGCCTACCTGGGCGCTCGCCAGCTCGGCCTGCCGTTCGGCGTGGTGGCCGATTCGCTCGCGGTCGGCCTGCCGGTGGGCCAGGCGATCGGCCGGGTCGGCAACTGGTTCAACAACGAGCTCTACGGCAAGGAGACCACGCTGCCGTGGGGTCTCGAGGTCCACGACATGGACAGGTCGAATCCCGGGCACGCCACGGTGATCGACGGGCAGGCGGTCACGCTGCCCGACCTCTATCACCCGACGTTCCTGTACGAGCTGCTCTGGAACCTCGGCGTCGCGCTGCTGGTCTACCTGGCCGACAAGAAGTTCAAGTTCGGCCGCGGCCGGGCCTTCGCGCTCTACGTCATGGCGTACACGCTGGGCCGGGTCTGGATCGAGGCGCTGCGGGTCGACGAGGCCAACCACCTGTTCGGCATCCGGCTCAACGTGTTCACCTCGATCATTGTGTTCCTCGGCGCGCTGATCTACTTCCTGGTCGTGCGTGGACCCCGGGCGTACGTGGTGCCCGACGACGCGCCCGAGACCGCCCCCGAGCCCTCGGCCGCGAGCGACGTCTCTCAGGTCGACGTGACCGCGGCCGCCGGCTCGCGCGAGGCCACCCCCAAGGGCTATCAGGTGGTCAGCGAGGCGAGGTTCGAGGCCTACCGCCGTACGGGCATCCTGCCGCCCGACACCCCGCAGGACATGGCGGAGGAGATCGCCGCCGGCGGGCACCCGGTCGAGCGCGATCCGGCCGGCCCGGCCGGGGTCGAGGAAGCCGTGCTGGCCACGGGTGCGGCCGCCGGCGCCGGGCCGGACGGCGCCTCCGGCGGCGACGTCGAGCAAGAGTCTCGTAAAGACGACCGCTAG
- the trpA gene encoding tryptophan synthase subunit alpha — translation MSIAEIFHKARAEDRALLIGCMPAGFPTVEDSIASMVAMHEAGCDVIEVELPYSDPVMDGPVIQKASDIALGRGVRTRDTLRIIEAVASAGAPVVLMTYWNPIEKYGVSAFARDLAAAGATGMITPDLIPDEAGEWIAAADEHRIDRTFLVSPSSTDERIAMTVAQCRGFVYATALMGVTGARTAVSSQAPELVERVRHANPDMPVGVGLGVGNGAQAAEVAGFADGVIVGSALIRCVLDAPDRATGLSRLRNLSSELAEGVRNPAR, via the coding sequence ATGAGCATCGCCGAGATCTTCCACAAGGCTCGCGCCGAGGACCGGGCGCTGCTGATCGGCTGCATGCCGGCCGGCTTCCCGACCGTCGAGGACAGCATCGCCTCGATGGTCGCGATGCACGAGGCCGGCTGCGACGTGATCGAGGTCGAGCTGCCCTACTCCGACCCGGTCATGGACGGCCCGGTCATCCAGAAGGCCAGCGACATCGCGCTCGGCCGGGGCGTGCGCACCCGCGACACGCTGCGGATCATCGAGGCGGTGGCGAGCGCCGGGGCCCCGGTCGTGCTGATGACCTACTGGAACCCGATCGAGAAGTACGGGGTCAGCGCGTTTGCCCGGGACCTGGCCGCGGCCGGCGCCACGGGCATGATCACGCCCGACCTGATCCCGGACGAGGCCGGCGAGTGGATCGCCGCCGCCGACGAGCACCGGATCGACCGGACGTTCCTGGTCTCGCCGTCCTCGACCGACGAGCGGATCGCCATGACGGTGGCCCAGTGCCGTGGCTTCGTCTACGCGACCGCGCTGATGGGGGTCACCGGCGCCCGTACGGCGGTCTCGTCGCAGGCCCCCGAGCTGGTCGAGCGGGTGCGGCACGCCAACCCCGACATGCCGGTCGGCGTGGGCCTGGGGGTCGGCAACGGCGCGCAGGCGGCCGAGGTGGCCGGGTTCGCCGACGGAGTGATCGTCGGCAGTGCGCTGATCCGGTGCGTGCTCGATGCCCCCGACCGGGCCACCGGTCTGTCACGACTGCGTAACCTGAGCTCGGAACTGGCCGAGGGAGTGCGTAACCCGGCTCGGTGA
- the trpB gene encoding tryptophan synthase subunit beta, producing the protein MSAPVLPDLSGHFGRYGGRFVPEALVRALDELDAAYRTAKTDPEFQAQFKDLLLNYAGTPSLLYRAERLSAALNAEILLKREDLNHTGAHKVRNVLGQALLAKRMGKPRVIAETGAGQHGVASATAAALLDLECVVYMGETDTERQALNVARMRMLGAMVVPVTNGSRTLKDALNEALRDWVASVDTTHYLLGTAAGPHPFPEIVRDFVGGIGIEARQQCLDQLGRLPDAVAACVGGGSNAIGIFHAFVPDESVQLYGFEAGGDGVATGRHAASITGGSSGVLHGARTYVLQDEDGQTVESHSISAGLDYPGVGPEHAWLHDTGRAEYEPVTDAEAMTAFQLLCRTEGIIPAIESAHALAGAARIVPTLTAELGRKPTIVINLSGRGDKDVHTAGAYFGILDPVETLVPGENS; encoded by the coding sequence ATGAGCGCACCGGTGCTGCCCGACCTGTCCGGGCATTTCGGGCGGTACGGCGGCCGGTTCGTGCCCGAGGCGCTTGTCCGCGCGTTGGACGAGCTCGATGCGGCATATCGGACAGCCAAGACGGATCCGGAATTTCAGGCGCAGTTCAAGGACCTGCTCCTGAACTATGCCGGCACCCCGTCGCTGCTGTACCGGGCGGAGCGGCTCTCGGCCGCACTCAACGCGGAGATCCTGCTCAAGCGGGAGGACCTCAACCACACGGGCGCCCACAAGGTGCGCAACGTGCTGGGCCAGGCCCTGCTGGCCAAGCGGATGGGCAAGCCCCGCGTGATCGCCGAGACCGGGGCCGGTCAGCACGGCGTGGCCAGCGCGACCGCGGCCGCCCTGCTCGACCTCGAGTGCGTCGTCTACATGGGCGAGACCGACACCGAGCGGCAGGCGCTCAACGTGGCCCGGATGCGCATGCTCGGCGCCATGGTCGTCCCGGTCACCAACGGCTCCCGGACGCTCAAGGACGCGCTCAACGAGGCCTTGCGCGACTGGGTGGCCAGCGTCGACACCACGCACTACCTGCTCGGCACCGCGGCCGGGCCGCACCCGTTCCCCGAGATCGTGCGCGACTTCGTGGGCGGCATCGGCATCGAGGCCCGGCAGCAGTGCCTCGACCAGCTCGGCCGGCTGCCCGACGCGGTGGCGGCCTGTGTCGGCGGCGGCTCCAACGCGATCGGCATCTTCCACGCGTTCGTTCCCGATGAGAGCGTGCAGCTGTACGGCTTCGAGGCCGGCGGCGACGGCGTGGCCACCGGCCGGCACGCGGCGTCCATCACCGGCGGCTCGTCGGGCGTGCTGCACGGCGCCCGCACATACGTGCTGCAGGACGAGGACGGCCAGACCGTCGAGTCGCACTCCATCTCGGCCGGTCTCGACTATCCGGGTGTCGGGCCCGAGCACGCCTGGCTGCACGACACCGGCCGGGCCGAGTACGAGCCGGTCACCGACGCCGAGGCGATGACCGCGTTCCAGCTGCTGTGCCGTACGGAGGGGATCATCCCGGCCATCGAGAGCGCCCACGCCCTCGCGGGCGCCGCCCGCATCGTACCGACGTTGACGGCAGAGCTCGGCCGCAAGCCGACGATCGTGATCAACCTGTCCGGCCGCGGCGACAAGGACGTGCACACCGCGGGCGCGTACTTCGGCATTCTCGATCCGGTCGAGACGCTGGTCCCGGGGGAGAACTCATGA
- the trpC gene encoding indole-3-glycerol phosphate synthase TrpC: protein MLEEILAGVREDVAARQEQVPLEQVREAAAAAPPAIDAYAALRKPGVAVIAEVKRSSPSKGALADIPDPAELAGEYAAGGARCISVLTEGRWFGGSLDDLRAVRASVRIPVLRKDFVVSSYQVHEARAHGADLVLLIVAALEQNVLVGLLERIESLGMTALVEVHNEEEADRALEANAKVIGVNARDLRTLEVDRAVFERIAPGLPNNVVKIAESGVRGPHDLIRYASAGADAVLVGEGLVTQKSPRDAVAELVNAGNHPATPRPVR from the coding sequence GTGCTGGAGGAGATCCTCGCCGGAGTGCGCGAGGACGTGGCGGCCCGGCAGGAGCAGGTGCCGCTGGAGCAGGTGCGGGAGGCCGCCGCGGCGGCGCCACCGGCCATCGACGCCTACGCGGCGTTGCGCAAGCCCGGGGTGGCGGTGATCGCTGAGGTCAAGCGGTCGTCGCCGTCGAAGGGCGCGCTGGCCGACATTCCCGACCCGGCCGAGTTGGCGGGGGAGTACGCGGCGGGTGGCGCCCGCTGCATCAGCGTGCTCACCGAGGGCCGGTGGTTCGGCGGGTCGCTCGACGACTTGCGGGCGGTCCGGGCCTCGGTCCGGATCCCGGTGCTGCGCAAGGATTTCGTGGTCTCCAGCTATCAGGTGCACGAGGCCCGGGCCCACGGCGCCGACCTGGTGCTCCTGATCGTGGCCGCGCTCGAGCAGAACGTGCTCGTCGGGCTGCTGGAGCGCATCGAGTCGCTGGGCATGACAGCGCTCGTGGAGGTGCACAACGAGGAGGAGGCGGATCGCGCTTTGGAGGCGAACGCCAAAGTCATCGGGGTCAACGCCCGTGACCTGCGCACCCTCGAGGTGGACCGCGCGGTCTTCGAGCGCATCGCGCCCGGCCTGCCCAACAACGTCGTGAAGATCGCCGAGTCGGGGGTGCGCGGGCCGCACGACCTGATCCGGTACGCGTCGGCGGGCGCCGATGCCGTGCTGGTGGGCGAGGGCCTGGTGACCCAGAAGTCGCCGCGCGACGCCGTGGCCGAGCTGGTCAACGCGGGTAACCACCCGGCGACGCCGAGGCCGGTCCGATGA
- a CDS encoding Trp biosynthesis-associated membrane protein produces MTEPAEQAQAARAGLGRTQSGQTGPGQPQAGQSQAGRTQAGRTETGQTETGRSQTGQTETGRTETGQAETGQAETGQAETGQTGAGGGNRRPYLLALLACLAGAGIAAYGATRTWSVEITPRPEMSNLRTVRTGVDIAPWVIGLALVGLAGTGALLATHGRLRRALGGLLMLVGAGVAISAVAGRAGLDTGEAGPGGTIWPLACVLGGVIVALGGLTAARLGHLWPRMSARYERKPAATENREVTTGPVDSRAAWDSLDRGDDPTV; encoded by the coding sequence ATGACCGAGCCGGCCGAGCAGGCGCAGGCCGCGCGGGCGGGGCTCGGGCGGACGCAGTCCGGCCAGACGGGTCCAGGGCAGCCCCAGGCCGGCCAATCTCAGGCCGGGCGGACTCAGGCCGGCCGGACCGAGACGGGGCAGACCGAGACCGGCCGATCCCAGACCGGGCAGACCGAGACCGGGCGGACCGAGACCGGGCAGGCCGAGACCGGGCAGGCCGAGACCGGGCAGGCCGAGACCGGGCAGACGGGGGCCGGCGGAGGAAACAGGCGGCCCTATCTGCTGGCGCTGCTGGCCTGCCTGGCCGGAGCCGGGATCGCCGCCTACGGGGCGACCCGCACCTGGTCCGTGGAAATCACTCCACGGCCTGAAATGTCAAACCTGCGGACAGTGCGGACCGGGGTCGACATCGCGCCCTGGGTGATCGGGCTGGCCCTGGTCGGGCTGGCCGGCACGGGCGCCCTGCTGGCCACGCACGGCCGGCTCCGGCGGGCCCTGGGCGGCCTGCTCATGCTGGTCGGGGCCGGGGTGGCGATCAGCGCCGTCGCCGGCCGGGCCGGTCTCGACACCGGGGAGGCGGGCCCCGGCGGCACGATCTGGCCCCTCGCTTGCGTCCTGGGCGGAGTGATCGTCGCGCTGGGCGGCCTGACCGCGGCCCGGCTGGGGCATCTGTGGCCGCGCATGTCGGCCCGTTACGAGCGCAAACCGGCGGCGACGGAGAACCGCGAGGTCACCACCGGCCCCGTCGACAGCCGCGCGGCCTGGGACTCGCTCGACCGCGGCGACGACCCCACGGTGTAG
- a CDS encoding anthranilate synthase component I, whose translation MTSGAVFPDEAGFLRQRQRVVPVTRRLLADGETPVGVYTKLAGGPGTFLLESAEQGAGPSGAAWSRYSFVGVRSAATLVERGGEAHWLGTPPAGVPLDGDPVAALRETVAALADGPAPDDLPPLTGGMVGYLSYDLVRRFERLPSSAEDDLALPELGMMLATDLVVLDHFDGSAILVANAVLAADADDQARRAAYHNAVGRLDAMTTALSRPTPPMISTVERRPAGEPVSRTAPGEYQKAVEEAKEAIRAGECFQIVVAQRFERPTDADPLDVYRVLRATNPSPYMYLLRFDDFDIVGSSPEAHLKVSADEEGTRRALLHPIAGTRWRGATPEQDNALAAELLADPKERSEHVMLVDLGRNDLGRVCKAGSVEVPEFARIERYSHVMHIVSTVIGELRDDRSAFDALAATFPAGTLSGAPKVRAMEIIESLEPTRRGLYGGTVGYFGFAGDMDMAIAIRTALIKEGVAYVGAGAGIVADSDPAAEEQETRNKAAAVLAAIASAETLRAAR comes from the coding sequence ATGACCAGCGGAGCGGTGTTCCCCGACGAGGCCGGTTTCCTGCGGCAGCGGCAACGGGTGGTGCCGGTGACCCGGCGGTTGCTGGCCGACGGCGAGACCCCGGTGGGCGTCTACACGAAGCTGGCCGGCGGCCCGGGCACCTTCCTGCTCGAGTCGGCTGAGCAGGGCGCCGGGCCGTCGGGTGCGGCCTGGTCTCGCTATTCGTTCGTCGGGGTGCGCAGCGCGGCCACGCTGGTGGAGCGGGGCGGCGAGGCGCACTGGCTGGGCACACCGCCCGCGGGGGTGCCGCTCGACGGTGACCCGGTCGCGGCGCTGCGCGAGACCGTGGCCGCCTTGGCCGACGGGCCCGCTCCCGACGATCTGCCCCCGCTGACCGGCGGCATGGTGGGCTATCTGAGCTACGACCTCGTACGGCGGTTCGAGCGTCTGCCCTCGTCGGCCGAGGACGACTTGGCGCTGCCCGAGCTGGGCATGATGCTGGCGACCGATCTGGTGGTGCTCGACCACTTCGACGGCTCGGCCATCCTGGTGGCCAACGCGGTGCTGGCGGCCGACGCCGACGATCAGGCCCGGCGCGCGGCCTACCACAACGCGGTCGGCCGGCTCGACGCGATGACGACCGCCCTGTCCCGGCCCACGCCGCCGATGATCTCCACGGTGGAGCGCCGGCCGGCCGGGGAGCCGGTGAGCCGGACCGCGCCGGGGGAGTATCAGAAGGCGGTCGAGGAGGCCAAGGAGGCGATCCGGGCCGGCGAGTGCTTCCAGATCGTCGTGGCGCAGCGGTTCGAGCGGCCCACCGACGCCGACCCGCTCGACGTCTACCGGGTGCTGCGGGCCACCAACCCCAGCCCGTACATGTATTTGCTGCGCTTCGACGATTTCGACATCGTCGGTTCCTCGCCCGAGGCACATCTGAAGGTCAGCGCCGATGAGGAGGGCACGCGCCGGGCTCTTCTGCACCCCATCGCCGGTACGAGGTGGCGGGGCGCGACGCCCGAGCAGGACAACGCGCTCGCGGCCGAGTTGCTGGCCGACCCCAAGGAACGCTCCGAGCACGTGATGCTGGTCGACCTGGGCCGCAACGATCTGGGCCGGGTGTGCAAGGCGGGCTCGGTCGAGGTGCCGGAGTTCGCCCGGATCGAGCGGTACAGCCACGTCATGCACATCGTGTCGACGGTCATCGGTGAGCTGCGCGACGACCGGTCGGCCTTCGACGCGCTGGCCGCGACCTTCCCGGCGGGCACGCTCTCGGGCGCGCCCAAGGTGCGGGCCATGGAGATCATCGAGTCGCTGGAGCCGACGCGCCGCGGGCTGTACGGCGGCACCGTGGGCTATTTCGGGTTCGCGGGCGACATGGACATGGCGATCGCGATCCGCACGGCCCTGATCAAGGAGGGCGTGGCCTACGTGGGCGCGGGCGCGGGGATCGTGGCCGACTCGGACCCGGCGGCCGAGGAGCAGGAGACCCGCAACAAGGCGGCAGCGGTGCTGGCGGCGATCGCGTCGGCCGAGACGCTGCGCGCAGCCCGATGA
- the hisI gene encoding phosphoribosyl-AMP cyclohydrolase translates to MGENRRVAVKTDLDPAIADRLKRTSDGLVAAIVREHGSGDVLMLAWMDDEALHRTLTTGRATYWSRSREEYWVKGATSGHFQYVRSVALDCDGDALLVTVDQVGAACHTGAHTCFFDELPVTSPAGGADR, encoded by the coding sequence ATGGGGGAGAATCGTCGCGTGGCAGTGAAGACCGACTTGGATCCCGCGATCGCCGACCGGCTCAAGCGCACCTCCGACGGCCTCGTGGCGGCGATCGTCCGCGAGCACGGCAGCGGCGACGTGCTCATGCTGGCCTGGATGGACGACGAGGCGTTGCATCGCACGCTCACCACGGGGCGGGCGACCTACTGGTCCCGCAGCCGCGAGGAGTATTGGGTCAAGGGTGCGACCTCCGGCCACTTCCAATACGTGCGCAGCGTCGCCCTCGACTGTGACGGTGACGCCTTGCTCGTGACCGTCGACCAGGTCGGCGCGGCCTGTCACACCGGCGCGCACACCTGTTTCTTCGACGAGCTGCCGGTGACGAGCCCGGCCGGTGGGGCGGACCGATGA
- a CDS encoding ABC transporter ATP-binding protein, with protein sequence MENAIEVRGLVVDRGRRRVLHGITCSIPGGSVTGLLGPSGSGKTTLIRAIVGVQIVRSGEVTVLGRPAGSAPLRRELGYVTQAPSVYADLSVRENARYFATLLGLSAAEADRAIADVGLAGARHQLVGNLSGGQRSRASLACALIGEPKLLVLDEPTVGQDPVLRADLWSRFHELAGAGTTLLVSSHVMDEAGRCDRLLLIRDGRLIGDDTPAAIRTAAGSDDLEEAFLRLIREREVAA encoded by the coding sequence ATGGAGAACGCCATCGAGGTGCGCGGCCTCGTCGTCGACCGAGGCAGACGACGGGTGCTGCACGGCATCACCTGCTCGATCCCGGGCGGCTCGGTGACCGGCCTGCTCGGGCCGAGCGGCAGCGGCAAGACCACCCTGATCAGGGCGATCGTGGGCGTTCAGATCGTCCGCTCGGGCGAGGTGACGGTGCTGGGCCGGCCCGCGGGCAGTGCTCCCCTGCGGCGTGAGCTCGGCTATGTCACGCAGGCGCCCAGCGTCTACGCCGACCTTTCCGTACGGGAGAACGCGCGCTACTTCGCCACCCTGCTCGGCCTGTCCGCGGCGGAGGCAGACCGCGCGATCGCCGACGTCGGGCTGGCCGGCGCGCGGCATCAGCTGGTCGGCAACCTGTCCGGCGGGCAGCGCAGCCGGGCCTCGCTGGCCTGCGCGCTGATCGGCGAGCCGAAGCTGCTGGTGCTCGACGAGCCGACCGTGGGGCAGGACCCGGTGCTGCGGGCCGACCTGTGGTCCCGCTTCCACGAGCTGGCCGGCGCGGGCACCACGCTGCTGGTGTCGAGCCACGTGATGGACGAGGCGGGTCGTTGCGACCGGCTGCTGCTGATTCGCGACGGCCGGCTGATCGGCGACGACACCCCGGCGGCCATCCGTACGGCGGCCGGCTCCGACGACCTGGAAGAGGCGTTCCTGCGGTTGATCCGCGAGCGGGAGGTGGCGGCATGA